One Kribbella sp. NBC_00662 genomic region harbors:
- a CDS encoding glycosyltransferase family 2 protein, with the protein MPLSHWPPVSVVMPVLNEERHLEEAVGRVLEQDYPGELEVVLAIGPSKDRTQEIADKLAEKDHRISIVPNPTGKTPAALNVGIAHAKHDILVRVDGHGALTDGYITRAVEVLQESGADNVGGVMAAEGRTPTEMAVACAYRSRLGLGASTFHQGGKAGPADTVYLGVFRRAALERVGGFDETMHRAQDWELNYRIRKTGGLIWFTPDLSVTYRPRSSLSAVAKQFFHTGQWRREVIRRHPETANKRYLAPPVAVILLAVGTILGIVGLATGVSWLDLGFIAPLGYALLLIFGSAMEGRYLPWKALFWMPLVCATMHISWGLGFLIGLRESPKAV; encoded by the coding sequence ATGCCGCTGTCCCACTGGCCACCCGTATCCGTCGTGATGCCCGTGCTGAACGAGGAACGCCATCTCGAGGAGGCGGTCGGTCGTGTCCTCGAGCAGGACTACCCCGGTGAGCTGGAGGTCGTCCTCGCGATCGGCCCGAGCAAGGACCGGACCCAGGAGATCGCGGACAAGCTGGCCGAGAAGGATCACCGGATCAGCATCGTGCCGAACCCGACCGGCAAGACCCCGGCGGCACTGAACGTCGGCATCGCCCACGCCAAGCACGACATCCTGGTCCGGGTCGACGGGCACGGCGCGCTCACCGACGGGTACATCACCCGCGCGGTCGAGGTGCTGCAGGAGAGCGGTGCGGACAACGTCGGCGGCGTGATGGCGGCCGAGGGCCGGACCCCGACGGAGATGGCGGTCGCCTGCGCGTACCGCTCCCGGCTGGGTCTGGGCGCCTCCACTTTCCACCAGGGCGGCAAGGCCGGGCCGGCCGACACCGTGTACCTGGGCGTGTTCCGGCGGGCCGCGCTGGAGCGGGTCGGCGGCTTCGACGAGACCATGCACCGGGCCCAGGACTGGGAGCTCAACTACCGGATCCGCAAGACCGGCGGGCTGATCTGGTTCACCCCGGACCTGTCCGTCACCTACCGGCCGCGCTCGTCGCTGTCAGCGGTGGCGAAGCAGTTCTTCCACACCGGCCAGTGGCGCCGCGAGGTGATCCGCCGGCACCCCGAGACCGCCAACAAGCGGTACCTCGCGCCGCCGGTCGCGGTCATTCTGCTGGCCGTCGGCACGATCCTCGGCATCGTCGGTCTGGCCACCGGTGTGAGCTGGCTCGACCTCGGCTTCATCGCGCCGCTGGGCTACGCCCTGCTGCTGATCTTCGGCTCGGCCATGGAGGGCCGCTACCTGCCCTGGAAGGCCCTGTTCTGGATGCCGCTGGTCTGCGCGACCATGCACATCTCATGGGGCCTCGGCTTCCTGATCGGCCTCCGCGAGAGCCCGAAGGCCGTCTGA
- a CDS encoding LCP family protein produces the protein MPQEKPDLRNLREPVRFKRALTLLLMTLILPGSAQIVAGSRRAGRWAWRVVFGLIAIIVFLVVLGLIWRSGTINFLARPGTLRLVQIILILLAVGWAALFIDAYRISQPLTLERNHRLITSILDGALIFVVVGALIYASVIVNTQRDFVASVFGSGKSSKAEKGRYNVLLMGGDSGADRIGTRPDSMTVASIDADTGRTVLIGLPRNLAKVPFPAGTAMAKQFPDGFQWNKCAAECLLNAVYTYAANHKTLFPGDPNPGETATTQAIEAVTGLKINYFVLIDLAGFRDLLNAVGGITLDIGKRVPIGGGSSPIKGYIEAGKNQHLDGYHALWFARSRAESSDYERMARQKCVMSAMLNQLSPSTVLTKFQGIASASKQVVKTDIPAGELGTFTDLALDAKKLPVSSFSAVPPLIHTGDPDFALIRTKVAEAIARSESLDKGGSGGDGKTSTTPRSTTSTTKKPATGTTKKPTTSPTTPATGVDDVASICKA, from the coding sequence ATGCCGCAGGAGAAGCCAGACCTGCGCAATCTCCGCGAGCCGGTCCGGTTCAAGCGGGCGCTGACACTGTTGCTGATGACGCTGATCCTGCCCGGGTCGGCGCAGATCGTCGCGGGTAGCCGGCGCGCGGGCCGTTGGGCCTGGCGAGTGGTCTTCGGCCTGATCGCGATCATCGTGTTCCTGGTCGTCCTCGGCCTGATCTGGCGCTCGGGGACGATCAACTTCCTGGCCCGGCCGGGGACGTTGCGGCTGGTGCAGATCATCCTGATCCTGCTCGCGGTCGGCTGGGCAGCGCTGTTCATCGACGCGTACCGGATCTCCCAGCCGCTGACGCTGGAGCGCAACCACCGGCTGATCACGAGCATCCTCGACGGCGCTCTGATCTTCGTCGTGGTCGGCGCACTGATCTACGCCAGTGTGATCGTGAACACCCAGCGGGACTTCGTCGCCAGCGTGTTCGGCAGCGGGAAGTCGTCGAAGGCCGAGAAGGGCCGCTACAACGTGCTGCTGATGGGCGGCGACTCCGGCGCCGACCGGATCGGCACCCGTCCGGACAGCATGACGGTGGCCAGCATCGACGCGGACACCGGCCGCACCGTCCTGATCGGACTCCCGCGCAACCTGGCCAAGGTCCCGTTCCCGGCCGGTACGGCGATGGCCAAGCAGTTCCCGGACGGTTTCCAGTGGAACAAGTGCGCCGCCGAGTGCCTGCTGAACGCCGTCTACACCTACGCCGCCAACCACAAGACTCTCTTCCCCGGCGACCCGAACCCGGGCGAAACCGCCACCACACAGGCGATCGAAGCTGTCACCGGACTCAAGATCAACTACTTCGTGCTGATCGACCTGGCCGGGTTCCGCGACCTGCTCAACGCGGTCGGCGGGATCACGCTGGACATCGGCAAGCGGGTCCCGATCGGCGGCGGCAGCTCCCCGATCAAGGGCTACATCGAGGCCGGCAAGAACCAGCACCTGGACGGGTACCACGCGCTCTGGTTCGCCCGGTCCCGGGCCGAGTCGTCGGACTACGAGCGGATGGCGCGGCAGAAATGCGTGATGTCCGCGATGCTGAACCAGCTGTCCCCGTCGACCGTGCTGACCAAGTTCCAGGGCATCGCGTCGGCGAGCAAACAGGTCGTCAAGACCGACATTCCGGCCGGCGAGCTGGGCACCTTCACCGATCTCGCGCTGGACGCGAAGAAGCTCCCGGTGTCAAGCTTCTCCGCGGTCCCGCCGTTGATCCACACCGGCGACCCGGACTTCGCGCTGATCCGGACCAAGGTCGCCGAGGCGATCGCCAGGTCCGAATCGCTGGACAAGGGCGGCTCAGGAGGAGACGGTAAGACTTCGACCACTCCGCGTAGTACCACCAGCACGACCAAGAAGCCGGCCACCGGCACCACGAAGAAGCCAACTACCTCACCGACCACACCCGCCACCGGCGTCGACGACGTCGCATCGATCTGTAAGGCCTGA